From a single Methylacidiphilum kamchatkense Kam1 genomic region:
- the typA gene encoding translational GTPase TypA: MEKIKNIAIIAHVDHGKTTLVDQLLKQSGSFRQNQQLTERIMDSMDLEREKGITIRAKNASFQYENYKINLIDTPGHADFGSEVERSLGMVDGVLLLVDAVEGPQAQTKFVLKKALSQNLSPLVLINKIDRANAQPIKVLDQIFELFLELEASDKQLDFPVLYVSAKEGIALKEWKKEISVEDKKNGFKPLFEAILTHIPSPTISQDPVFKLLVANLDYSDYLGRIAIGKIFSGTIKVGSPLFSYQKSGKTSRGTVTAILGFKGLERIELSEASAGDIVGIAGLEEVYIGDTISDVEDTIPLPRIEVDPPTVRMRILVNDSPLAGKEGKLLTARHIYGRLLKEVRTNVGLRVEETDVPGAFEISGRGTMQIAILVEQMRREGFELMVSRPEVIYKADSSGILFEPYELLSVDIPQECLGPVMEMLSKRGGNIRMMRNSQQRVFMEALIPTRGLIGFETEFVNLTRGEGYASHLFHAYGPKQGEIEIRSNGVLVSIAKGISTTYALENLQQRGILFIGPGEEVYEGMVVGEHKRPGDLLVNPCKAKHLTNIRSQGEGKAIGLEPPKIFRLEEAIEFISSEELVEVTPTKIRIRKKILDSNDRKKAAIKIGS; encoded by the coding sequence ATGGAAAAGATAAAAAACATTGCGATTATTGCTCATGTTGATCATGGAAAAACAACGTTAGTAGACCAACTGTTGAAACAGTCTGGCTCCTTTCGGCAAAACCAACAATTGACCGAAAGAATAATGGATAGCATGGACTTGGAAAGAGAAAAGGGGATCACCATCCGAGCAAAGAATGCCTCTTTCCAGTATGAGAATTACAAGATCAATTTGATTGATACACCTGGACATGCCGATTTTGGAAGTGAGGTAGAAAGAAGTCTAGGGATGGTTGATGGCGTTTTGCTATTGGTAGACGCTGTAGAAGGGCCTCAAGCGCAAACTAAGTTTGTATTGAAAAAAGCTTTATCCCAAAATCTCAGTCCGCTGGTGCTCATTAATAAGATTGACAGGGCAAATGCCCAGCCTATTAAGGTTCTAGACCAGATTTTCGAACTCTTTCTTGAATTAGAGGCTTCTGACAAACAGCTAGATTTTCCCGTATTGTATGTTTCAGCTAAAGAAGGCATCGCTTTGAAAGAATGGAAAAAAGAAATCTCAGTTGAAGATAAGAAGAACGGCTTCAAGCCACTTTTTGAAGCTATTTTGACTCATATCCCTTCTCCGACTATCTCTCAGGACCCAGTTTTTAAGCTTTTAGTCGCCAACTTGGATTACAGCGATTATTTAGGCAGAATTGCGATTGGCAAAATTTTTTCTGGTACAATTAAAGTGGGTTCTCCCCTTTTTTCTTATCAAAAATCTGGGAAAACGAGTCGGGGAACTGTCACAGCGATTTTAGGCTTTAAAGGATTGGAACGGATAGAGCTTTCCGAAGCTTCTGCTGGGGATATAGTCGGAATAGCTGGTTTGGAAGAAGTTTATATTGGAGATACGATATCAGATGTCGAGGATACTATTCCCCTGCCACGAATAGAAGTAGATCCGCCTACGGTTCGCATGCGGATCCTGGTTAATGATTCGCCTTTAGCAGGCAAAGAGGGGAAACTTCTGACAGCGAGACACATCTATGGAAGGCTTCTCAAAGAAGTAAGAACCAATGTAGGGCTTAGAGTTGAAGAAACGGACGTACCTGGCGCCTTTGAAATTAGTGGTAGAGGGACCATGCAGATAGCTATTCTTGTCGAACAAATGCGCAGAGAAGGGTTCGAGCTTATGGTTAGTCGACCAGAAGTGATTTACAAAGCTGATTCTTCTGGTATCCTCTTCGAGCCTTATGAGCTCTTATCGGTAGATATCCCACAAGAATGCCTTGGGCCAGTAATGGAAATGCTTTCGAAAAGGGGTGGCAATATTCGCATGATGAGAAATAGTCAGCAGAGGGTTTTTATGGAGGCGTTAATTCCAACCAGGGGCTTAATTGGGTTTGAAACTGAATTTGTTAATCTGACCCGAGGGGAAGGTTATGCGAGTCATCTCTTTCATGCGTATGGCCCTAAGCAGGGAGAAATTGAAATAAGGAGCAATGGGGTTCTTGTTTCAATTGCAAAAGGTATTTCGACAACTTATGCTTTGGAAAATCTCCAACAAAGAGGCATCCTTTTTATTGGTCCGGGTGAAGAAGTATATGAAGGGATGGTAGTTGGGGAACATAAAAGACCTGGGGATCTTCTTGTTAATCCTTGCAAAGCAAAGCATTTGACGAATATTCGTTCTCAAGGCGAAGGCAAAGCTATTGGACTAGAACCGCCGAAGATTTTTAGGCTTGAAGAAGCGATAGAATTCATTAGTAGTGAGGAACTTGTTGAGGTCACTCCAACAAAGATTAGGATTCGAAAAAAAATATTAGATTCGAATGACCGGAAAAAAGCTGCCATAAAAATAGGTTCATAG